A single Phragmites australis chromosome 4, lpPhrAust1.1, whole genome shotgun sequence DNA region contains:
- the LOC133915712 gene encoding GDSL esterase/lipase At3g53100: MKLTPVPAAMVAVLLLLSAAAPRSAGQALVPGVMIFGDSVVDAGNNNRLATLVRADFPPYGRDFPATHSPTGRFCNGKLATDYTVENLGFSSYPPAYLSEEAQSDNKSLLHGANFASGGAGYLDATAAPYGAISLSRQLEYFREYQSRVAASAGAQRAAALTSGSIYVVSAGTSDYVQNYYVNQMLSATYSPDQFADVLMQPFTSVVESLYGLGARRIGVTSLPPMGCLPASVTLFGGGGGGCVERLNNDSLVFNQKLGVAAGAVQRRLPDLKLVVFDIYQPLLDLVSNPTNAGFFESRRACCGTGTIETSVLCHQGAPGTCTNATGYVFWDGFHPTDASNKVLADALLLQGLQLI; this comes from the exons ATGAAGCTGACCCCCGTGCCTGCGGCGATGGTggcggtgctgctgctgctctcggcggcggcgccgcggtCCGCGGGGCAGGCGCTGGTGCCGGGCGTGATGATCTTCGGTGACTCCGTGGTGGACGCCGGCAACAACAACCGGCTGGCCACGCTAGTGCGCGCCGACTTCCCTCCCTACGGCCGCGACTTCCCCGCCACCCACTCCCCTACCGGCCGCTTCTGCAACGGCAAGCTCGCCACCGACTACACCG TGGAGAACCTCGGGTTCAGCTCGTACCCACCGGCGTACCTGAGCGAGGAGGCGCAGAGCGACAACAAGAGCCTCCTCCACGGCGCCAACTTCGCCTCCGGCGGCGCCGGGTATCTcgacgccaccgccgccccctAC GGTGCCATCTCGCTGAGCCGGCAGCTGGAGTACTTCCGGGAGTACCAGTCGAGGGTGGCCGCGTCGGCCGGCGCGCagcgggcggcggcgctgacGTCGGGTTCCATCTACGTGGTGAGCGCCGGCACCAGCGACTACGTGCAGAACTACTACGTGAACCAGATGCTCAGCGCCACCTACTCGCCCGACCAGTTCGCCGACGTGCTCATGCAGCCGTTCACCTCCGTCGTCGAG AGCCTGTACGGGCTGGGGGCCCGGCGGATCGGCGTGACGTCGCTGCCGCCAATGGGGTGCCTCCCGGCTTCCGTCACCCtgttcggcggcggcggcggtggctgcgTGGAGCGCCTCAACAACGACTCGCTGGTCTTCAACCAGAAGCTCGGCGTGGCCGCGGGCGCCGTCCAGAGGCGGCTCCCAGACCTGAAGCTCGTCGTGTTCGACATCTACCAGCCGCTCCTCGACCTCGTCAGCAACCCGACGAACGCTG GGTTCTTCGAGTCCCGGAGGGCGTGCTGCGGGACGGGGACGATCGAGACGTCGGTGCTGTGCCACCAGGGGGCGCCGGGGACGTGCACCAACGCCACGGGCTACGTCTTCTGGGACGGCTTCCACCCCACCGACGCCTCCAACAAGGTGCTCGCCGACGCGCtcctcctccagggcctccaGCTCATCTGA